One genomic window of Microbacterium testaceum StLB037 includes the following:
- a CDS encoding aldo/keto reductase: MRTRALRHGTPLTEIGLGAAQLGNLYRETTEAEVDESVDTAWDGGIRYFDTAPHYGLGLSERRLGARLAHRPREEFVISTKVGRVLEPSPETAHLRDDDGFDVPRDVVRRWDFSRDGILRSVEDSLRRTGLDRFDILYLHDPDDHFAQASTEGIGALIELREQGVVSAVGAGMNAADPLAELIRRSDVDVVMCAGRYTLLDDSAAAELLPLAQERGVGVVAAGVFNSGLLSAPRPPADATYDYQPAPPELIARANAIADISERHGVTLPDVAVAFALRHPAVVSVVLGARGRRQVAQNLDRAATPIPDDLWRDLAEADLISKEDA; encoded by the coding sequence ATGCGCACTCGTGCACTGCGGCACGGAACACCGCTCACCGAGATCGGCCTCGGCGCGGCCCAACTCGGGAACCTGTACCGCGAGACGACCGAGGCGGAGGTCGACGAGTCGGTCGACACCGCGTGGGACGGGGGCATCCGATACTTCGACACCGCCCCGCACTACGGGCTCGGTCTCTCGGAGCGACGCCTCGGCGCGCGCCTCGCGCATCGCCCGCGCGAGGAGTTCGTCATCTCGACCAAGGTCGGACGGGTGCTCGAGCCGAGCCCCGAGACCGCGCATCTGCGCGACGACGACGGGTTCGACGTCCCGCGCGACGTCGTCCGGCGGTGGGACTTCAGCCGCGACGGCATCCTGCGCTCGGTCGAGGACTCCCTCCGGCGCACGGGGCTCGACCGCTTCGACATCCTCTACCTGCACGATCCCGACGACCATTTCGCTCAGGCGTCGACCGAGGGCATCGGCGCGCTCATCGAGCTGCGCGAGCAGGGAGTGGTCTCGGCCGTCGGCGCCGGGATGAACGCGGCGGACCCGCTCGCCGAGCTCATCCGACGCTCCGACGTCGACGTCGTGATGTGCGCCGGTCGGTACACGCTCCTCGACGACTCCGCCGCCGCCGAACTGCTCCCGCTCGCCCAGGAGCGCGGCGTGGGCGTGGTGGCCGCCGGGGTGTTCAACTCCGGACTCCTCAGCGCGCCGCGCCCGCCGGCGGACGCCACCTACGACTACCAACCCGCGCCGCCCGAGCTGATCGCGCGGGCGAACGCGATCGCCGACATCAGCGAGCGCCACGGGGTGACCCTGCCCGACGTCGCGGTGGCCTTCGCCCTGCGGCATCCCGCGGTCGTCTCGGTCGTCCTCGGCGCGCGAGGACGCCGCCAGGTCGCGCAGAACCTCGATCGCGCCGCCACGCCCATTCCCGACGACCTCTGGCGCGACCTCGCCGAGGCAGACCTCATCTCCAAGGAAGACGCATGA
- a CDS encoding L-fuconate dehydratase, with protein MTTITAVTAHDVRFPTSLSMDGSDAMNKDGDYSAAYVVVHTDDPELKGYGFTFTIGRGNDLCVEAARQRGLPLVGRSVEDAVADLGGVYRDLASDSQLRWLGPEKGVVHLGMAAVMNAMWDLAARVAQKPLWRLLADMTPEQLVDVADMRYLSDALTRDEAIGILTELAPTRAARIAELEGRGGYPCYTTSAGWLGYSDDKLRRLLQEAVDEGYRHVKLKVGASLDDDIRRLRIAREVIGWDANLMIDANQVWDVPEAIEWMSHLAEFKPLWIEEPTSPDDVLGHAAVRKAVAPIGVATGEHGMNRVLFKQMFQAEAIDFCQLDSARLASVNEIIAVYLMAAKFGVPVCPHAGGVGLCELVQHLSIFDFVCVSGTLENRVTEFVDHLHEHFVDPCIVENGAYVLPSLPGYSAEMHDASVAEYTFPEGTYWASR; from the coding sequence ATGACCACGATCACCGCCGTCACCGCGCACGACGTGCGCTTTCCGACCTCGCTCAGCATGGACGGGTCGGATGCCATGAACAAGGACGGCGACTACTCCGCCGCCTACGTGGTGGTGCACACCGACGACCCGGAGCTGAAGGGCTACGGCTTCACGTTCACCATCGGCCGCGGCAACGACCTGTGCGTGGAGGCGGCGCGTCAGCGTGGACTGCCCCTCGTCGGACGCTCGGTCGAAGACGCGGTCGCAGACCTCGGGGGTGTCTACCGCGATCTCGCCTCCGACTCCCAGCTGCGCTGGCTCGGCCCCGAGAAAGGCGTCGTCCACCTCGGGATGGCGGCGGTCATGAACGCGATGTGGGATCTCGCCGCGCGGGTCGCTCAGAAGCCGCTCTGGCGCCTGCTCGCCGACATGACGCCGGAGCAGCTCGTCGATGTCGCCGACATGCGCTACCTGTCGGACGCCCTCACGCGCGACGAGGCCATCGGCATCCTCACCGAACTCGCCCCCACGCGCGCCGCGCGCATCGCCGAGCTCGAGGGCCGAGGCGGCTACCCCTGCTACACCACGAGTGCCGGCTGGCTCGGCTACAGCGACGACAAGCTGCGGCGTCTGCTGCAGGAGGCCGTCGACGAGGGGTACCGCCACGTCAAGCTCAAGGTCGGGGCGAGCCTCGACGATGACATCCGGCGCCTGCGCATCGCGCGAGAGGTGATCGGGTGGGATGCCAACCTGATGATCGATGCGAACCAGGTCTGGGACGTCCCCGAGGCGATCGAGTGGATGAGCCACCTCGCCGAGTTCAAGCCGCTGTGGATCGAAGAGCCCACGAGCCCCGACGACGTGCTGGGGCACGCCGCGGTGCGCAAGGCCGTCGCCCCGATCGGCGTCGCGACCGGCGAGCACGGGATGAACCGCGTGCTGTTCAAGCAGATGTTCCAGGCCGAGGCGATCGACTTCTGTCAGCTCGACTCCGCCCGCCTCGCGAGCGTGAACGAGATCATCGCGGTCTACCTGATGGCCGCGAAGTTCGGGGTGCCGGTCTGCCCGCACGCCGGCGGGGTCGGTCTGTGCGAGCTCGTGCAGCACCTGTCGATCTTCGACTTCGTGTGCGTCTCCGGGACGCTCGAGAACCGTGTGACCGAGTTCGTCGACCACCTGCACGAGCACTTCGTCGACCCGTGCATCGTCGAGAACGGCGCGTACGTGCTTCCCTCGTTGCCCGGCTACAGCGCCGAGATGCACGACGCCTCGGTCGCCGAGTACACCTTCCCCGAGGGAACGTACTGGGCGAGCCGGTGA
- a CDS encoding FadR/GntR family transcriptional regulator: protein MTEDFVSAPRSQTDVVIDGIKTMLTRGELGPGSRLPIEKDLAAQLGVSRGSLREGVRALATLGVLETRQGDGTYVTALDPRTLLSPLGFLADLQQPAHAADLLAVRRMLEAETVSLAATRLTEEELQQLDRTLGVVDTILENEPDMDLEGFIDADTEFHRIIARASGNPALAAIIDTLVGRTFRARLWRAITHRGSVRETQAEHRAILDELVRRDPARARIRMQVHLLGVEEFSAAHADEDPEAR from the coding sequence ATGACCGAAGACTTCGTCTCCGCACCGCGCTCCCAGACGGACGTGGTCATCGACGGCATCAAGACGATGCTGACGCGCGGAGAGCTCGGTCCCGGGTCGCGCCTGCCGATCGAGAAAGACCTGGCGGCACAGCTCGGTGTCTCGCGGGGATCGCTGCGAGAGGGCGTCCGTGCGCTTGCGACGCTCGGCGTCCTCGAGACGCGACAGGGCGACGGCACGTACGTGACCGCGCTCGACCCCCGCACCCTCCTGAGCCCGCTCGGCTTCCTCGCCGACCTCCAGCAGCCCGCCCACGCGGCCGACCTGCTGGCGGTGCGACGCATGCTCGAGGCCGAGACCGTCTCGCTCGCCGCCACCCGCCTCACCGAGGAGGAGCTGCAGCAGCTCGACCGCACGCTCGGGGTCGTCGACACGATCCTCGAGAACGAGCCCGACATGGACCTCGAGGGGTTCATCGATGCCGACACCGAGTTCCACCGCATCATCGCCCGCGCGAGCGGCAATCCCGCGCTGGCCGCCATCATCGACACGCTCGTGGGCCGCACGTTCCGCGCGCGACTCTGGCGCGCCATCACGCACCGCGGCTCGGTGCGTGAGACGCAGGCCGAGCACCGGGCGATCCTCGACGAACTCGTCCGTCGGGATCCGGCCCGGGCTCGCATCCGCATGCAGGTCCATCTCCTGGGGGTCGAGGAGTTCAGCGCCGCCCACGCGGACGAAGACCCCGAAGCCCGGTAG
- a CDS encoding amidohydrolase family protein, protein MTFPVIDAHQHVWDPTRAEYDWLTPDAAPIDGVMTFADVAPELRAAGVDFTVQVQSADNPEDTQLMRESAAAHAEVAGIVGYAPLEDPERTERTLASWEGDPLMVGVRTLIHNQPDPDWLLRPEVDASLGLLEERGLPFDVVAVLPRHVEIIPLVAARHPRLRMVIDHLAKPPIGVSDGAEWGRLMSAAADNENVYAKVSGLYSATDDGSAWTTDLIRPFVDRALEMFGPQRLMYGGDWPISVLSGGYTRVWNGLRPLFDALDPDARERVLGRTAAEFYRLDAGRLGLGG, encoded by the coding sequence ATGACCTTTCCCGTGATCGACGCTCACCAGCACGTGTGGGACCCGACCCGCGCGGAGTACGACTGGCTCACGCCGGATGCCGCCCCGATCGACGGGGTGATGACCTTCGCCGACGTCGCCCCCGAGCTTCGCGCCGCCGGCGTCGACTTCACGGTGCAGGTGCAGTCGGCCGACAATCCCGAGGACACGCAGCTGATGCGCGAGTCCGCAGCGGCCCACGCGGAGGTGGCCGGCATCGTCGGGTACGCCCCGCTCGAGGATCCCGAGCGGACGGAGCGCACGCTCGCGTCGTGGGAGGGCGACCCGCTCATGGTGGGGGTGCGGACTCTCATCCACAACCAGCCCGACCCCGATTGGCTGCTGCGCCCGGAGGTCGACGCCTCGCTCGGACTCCTGGAAGAGCGTGGCCTCCCGTTCGACGTGGTCGCGGTGCTGCCGCGCCATGTCGAGATCATCCCGCTCGTCGCCGCTCGCCACCCCCGCCTGCGGATGGTGATCGACCACCTCGCGAAGCCTCCGATCGGTGTGAGCGACGGGGCGGAGTGGGGTCGTCTGATGAGTGCCGCCGCGGACAACGAGAACGTGTACGCCAAGGTGAGCGGGCTGTACTCGGCGACGGACGACGGCTCGGCCTGGACGACCGACCTCATCCGACCGTTCGTGGACCGTGCTCTCGAGATGTTCGGGCCGCAGCGGTTGATGTACGGCGGGGACTGGCCGATCTCGGTGCTTTCCGGGGGATACACCCGCGTGTGGAACGGTCTGCGCCCCCTCTTCGACGCGCTCGACCCCGACGCGCGCGAGAGGGTCCTGGGCCGCACGGCAGCCGAGTTCTACCGCTTGGACGCGGGCCGCCTGGGCCTTGGCGGCTGA
- a CDS encoding ABC transporter substrate-binding protein — MKTTRILAAGAALAVAALALAGCSGDATGGTATQAQTDSGGKITVWVDPPRVPAAEAFQKAYPDIPIDVVQIDGTVGGKTVKQSFANFDAAGSGWPDAIFFPSNDDIAWATNSTSNYAADLTDIMADTIKGYDPAVLSFCDIDGKIRCLRNDAAPDVFWYNKAFFDQNGYTLPTTWEEYGDLAVKIAAEHPGKISGFLGDAYAINRYLQASGCPTNDRVSESEAHIDLSDATCTRATELLDKMYKGKALSTQGIFDGDAATEGQNLVMSPGAAWWGNYLFRDTWKIPAGQMTAAAPLPWKGDSKPSTGNEGGGLWGASSHITGKELENTLTFMKFVATDPRWQVDLSTGLPGYGPVQDQWLAKLEADKYFADVPTTQAAFKTALGEVQPYSYMLYDTGSVWTETVSPTLISGGTVPDAITKFGDELVNQAKSVGYTVQ; from the coding sequence ATGAAGACCACACGCATCCTTGCGGCCGGTGCGGCGCTCGCCGTCGCGGCGCTCGCGCTCGCCGGGTGTTCCGGCGACGCCACGGGCGGGACGGCGACGCAGGCGCAGACCGATTCGGGCGGCAAGATCACCGTCTGGGTCGACCCGCCCCGCGTCCCCGCGGCAGAGGCGTTCCAGAAGGCGTACCCCGACATCCCCATCGACGTCGTGCAGATCGACGGCACGGTCGGCGGCAAGACGGTGAAGCAGTCGTTCGCCAACTTCGACGCGGCCGGCTCGGGCTGGCCCGACGCGATCTTCTTCCCGTCGAACGACGACATCGCCTGGGCGACCAACTCGACCAGCAACTACGCGGCCGACCTGACCGACATCATGGCCGACACCATCAAGGGCTACGACCCGGCCGTGCTGTCGTTCTGCGACATCGACGGCAAGATCCGGTGCCTGCGCAACGACGCGGCGCCCGACGTGTTCTGGTACAACAAGGCCTTCTTCGACCAGAACGGCTACACCCTGCCCACCACGTGGGAAGAGTACGGCGACCTCGCGGTCAAGATCGCCGCCGAGCACCCGGGCAAGATCAGCGGTTTCCTGGGCGACGCGTACGCGATCAACCGGTACCTGCAGGCGTCGGGCTGCCCGACGAACGACCGCGTCTCCGAGAGCGAAGCGCACATCGACCTCTCCGACGCGACCTGCACCCGGGCGACCGAGCTGCTCGACAAGATGTACAAGGGCAAGGCGCTCAGCACGCAGGGCATCTTCGACGGTGACGCGGCGACCGAGGGCCAGAACCTCGTGATGAGCCCCGGAGCGGCGTGGTGGGGCAACTACCTCTTCCGCGACACCTGGAAGATCCCGGCCGGTCAGATGACCGCGGCGGCTCCGCTGCCCTGGAAGGGCGACTCGAAGCCGTCGACCGGTAACGAGGGCGGTGGCCTCTGGGGTGCCTCGTCGCACATCACGGGCAAGGAGCTCGAGAACACGCTGACGTTCATGAAGTTCGTCGCGACCGACCCGCGTTGGCAGGTCGACCTCAGCACCGGTCTTCCCGGCTACGGACCCGTCCAGGACCAGTGGCTCGCGAAGCTCGAGGCGGACAAGTACTTCGCCGACGTGCCCACGACGCAGGCGGCGTTCAAGACCGCCCTGGGCGAAGTGCAGCCGTACTCGTACATGCTCTACGACACCGGCTCGGTGTGGACCGAGACGGTCAGCCCGACCCTCATCTCGGGCGGCACCGTGCCCGACGCCATCACCAAGTTCGGCGACGAACTCGTGAACCAGGCCAAGTCGGTCGGCTACACCGTCCAGTGA
- a CDS encoding carbohydrate ABC transporter permease yields MTVTATETLTTAERRGAVPRRSSGRRRAPHRVEARGAWILMAPYAALFLVAAAIPICYAFWISLQKAPTMVNPKSGFGGLDAYITAVTDFRFFDTFINIFTVMIVWLPLMIVGIVGLALLVHASPGRFGGAMRFVYFLPGALAGIANFVLWVYLLNPSISPIAFLWQGMGVDNLKEVTTTENLPWILTAMLFFQGVGTWIVIVNGGLNGIAEEVFEAAKIDGANSWQLAWNIKLPLIRPWIGYAALMNLAYGFQLFLEPYLLRQISSGSVDAEWAPTQLGYAFAFTNRNFPAAAAMSIILLVITLAIGMFIVFKSGLFGEEEKSQ; encoded by the coding sequence ATGACCGTCACCGCCACAGAAACGCTCACCACAGCCGAGCGACGCGGGGCCGTGCCCCGCCGTTCCTCGGGGCGTCGGCGCGCTCCCCACCGTGTCGAGGCCCGCGGGGCCTGGATCCTCATGGCGCCGTACGCGGCCCTGTTCCTCGTCGCCGCCGCCATCCCCATCTGCTACGCCTTCTGGATCTCGCTCCAGAAGGCACCGACCATGGTCAATCCGAAATCCGGGTTCGGCGGTCTCGACGCCTACATCACCGCCGTCACCGACTTCCGGTTCTTCGACACGTTCATCAACATCTTCACGGTCATGATCGTGTGGCTGCCGCTGATGATCGTGGGCATCGTCGGTCTCGCGCTGCTGGTGCACGCGAGCCCCGGGCGCTTCGGCGGCGCGATGCGCTTCGTGTACTTCCTGCCCGGCGCCCTCGCCGGCATCGCCAACTTCGTGCTGTGGGTGTACCTGCTCAACCCCTCCATCTCCCCGATCGCGTTCCTCTGGCAGGGCATGGGGGTCGACAACCTCAAAGAGGTCACCACCACCGAGAACCTGCCCTGGATCCTCACCGCCATGCTGTTCTTCCAGGGCGTCGGAACCTGGATCGTCATCGTCAACGGGGGCCTGAACGGCATCGCCGAGGAGGTCTTCGAGGCGGCCAAGATCGACGGGGCAAACTCGTGGCAGCTCGCGTGGAACATCAAGCTCCCGCTCATCCGCCCCTGGATCGGCTACGCCGCGCTGATGAACCTCGCCTACGGCTTCCAGCTGTTCCTCGAGCCCTACCTGCTGCGGCAGATCTCGTCGGGATCGGTGGATGCCGAGTGGGCACCGACGCAGCTCGGGTACGCCTTCGCCTTCACCAACCGCAACTTCCCGGCCGCCGCGGCGATGTCGATCATCCTGCTGGTGATCACTCTCGCGATCGGCATGTTCATCGTGTTCAAGAGCGGCCTGTTCGGCGAAGAGGAGAAGTCCCAGTGA